The following proteins come from a genomic window of Pyxidicoccus sp. MSG2:
- a CDS encoding chemotaxis protein CheW — protein MKVTPRTMEEAQETEARELLERRASRLREQGETAVEEAVHWIAEFPLGEERYALSLETLRAALPLKMVTPVPLSAPHVVGVLRFQGQVLAALSLASLLGGHGWRQDPAVLLVVDRGDGELCALDCEAIPRPTTLPMSAVEAARVRAEGAVMEVFTQDRQLIHLIDLKRLFATRGTGGRHAR, from the coding sequence ATGAAGGTCACCCCGCGGACGATGGAAGAGGCCCAGGAGACGGAGGCGCGCGAGCTGCTCGAGCGGCGCGCATCCCGCCTCCGCGAGCAGGGCGAGACGGCCGTCGAGGAGGCCGTCCACTGGATTGCCGAGTTCCCCCTGGGCGAGGAGCGCTACGCGCTTTCCCTGGAGACGCTGCGCGCCGCGCTGCCCTTGAAGATGGTGACGCCGGTGCCGCTGTCGGCCCCGCACGTCGTCGGCGTGCTGCGCTTCCAGGGGCAGGTGCTGGCCGCGCTCAGCCTGGCGTCGCTCCTGGGCGGCCACGGCTGGCGGCAGGACCCCGCCGTGCTGCTGGTGGTGGACCGTGGAGACGGCGAGCTGTGCGCGCTGGACTGCGAGGCCATTCCGCGCCCCACCACGCTGCCCATGAGCGCGGTGGAGGCCGCGCGCGTGCGCGCCGAAGGGGCGGTGATGGAGGTCTTCACCCAGGACCGCCAGCTCATCCACCTGATTGACCTGAAGCGCCTGTTCGCCACGCGCGGGACGGGAGGACGTCATGCCCGTTGA
- a CDS encoding hybrid sensor histidine kinase/response regulator has protein sequence MPVDPLLQGLVAGFAVEAQEVVQKVTMDLLELERDGLETDALSKLYVRLGRHLHTLKGSASSLGMQDLGDIAHKLEDALAPLKANPQKMPRPVVDILLHGLDLFMLRAQAHADGRGDALPDPAAALAQLVAEAPPPEAAAAMGAPGSLKMSVSAAQVEVESPAPGAAAESAPVMPELVPESADAGWRVSARQVTALMREVERLREVRLRFEERGRELDRVVTLLAKQGLLAETAEARSQLSGTSRSLRTDGEETGDIVEALEEGLKAITTRPVRTILDPLQRMVRDLSRQLGKEARLSVVGSELSLDRRLLEKLQGALVHLLRNAVDHGLELPAQRERAGKHHEGALTMRIEQQGNLLYLECADDGAGIDVERVKKVAESRGVVTADETARLNENQVRDLIFRPGFSTRTDVTDTSGRGVGLDAVRASVEGLQGRIEVASTPGQGTRFMLTLPVDLGSSPVLVVRATETLVGLPMLAVEATQLARADSLRLGKRRAHMEYQGQLLPVVDLGARLGLRALAPPTEGQPLLIVQSGGKRVALAVDAVVGDRDLVIRPLPSEVRDVPAWQGAATLSRGELLLICRPDWLVTDTSQAQVVAQRRALVVDDSLTARALHRAMLEAGGFTVHLAASGARALDRLATDTYDVVICDLDMEEMDGVQLIAKLRERKETATLPVILVSAHDSAAARERGLAAGADGYLSKRECAAGRLLAEVLDVMSRRGNRA, from the coding sequence ATGCCCGTTGATCCGCTGCTGCAAGGACTCGTCGCCGGCTTCGCCGTGGAGGCCCAGGAGGTCGTCCAGAAGGTCACCATGGACCTGCTGGAGCTGGAGCGCGACGGTCTGGAGACGGACGCGCTCTCCAAGCTCTACGTGCGGCTGGGCCGCCACCTGCACACGCTGAAGGGCAGCGCCTCGTCGCTGGGCATGCAGGACCTGGGCGACATCGCCCACAAGCTGGAGGACGCGCTCGCCCCGCTGAAGGCCAACCCGCAGAAGATGCCCCGGCCGGTGGTGGACATCCTCCTGCACGGCCTGGACCTCTTCATGCTGCGCGCCCAGGCCCACGCGGACGGGCGCGGGGACGCGCTGCCGGACCCGGCGGCGGCCCTGGCCCAGCTCGTGGCGGAAGCGCCGCCTCCGGAAGCAGCGGCGGCCATGGGGGCGCCCGGCTCCCTGAAGATGTCCGTGTCCGCCGCGCAGGTGGAGGTGGAGTCACCCGCCCCGGGCGCGGCGGCCGAGTCCGCCCCGGTGATGCCAGAGCTGGTGCCCGAGTCGGCGGACGCGGGCTGGCGCGTGTCGGCGCGGCAGGTGACGGCGCTGATGCGCGAGGTGGAGCGCCTGCGCGAGGTGCGGCTGCGCTTCGAGGAGCGCGGCCGCGAGCTGGACCGCGTGGTGACGCTGCTGGCGAAGCAGGGCCTGCTGGCGGAGACGGCGGAGGCGCGCTCGCAGCTGTCGGGCACGTCGCGCTCGCTGCGCACCGACGGCGAGGAGACGGGCGACATCGTCGAGGCGCTGGAAGAGGGCCTCAAGGCCATCACCACCCGCCCGGTGCGCACCATCCTGGACCCGCTGCAGCGCATGGTGCGCGACCTGTCGCGCCAGCTGGGCAAGGAGGCGCGGCTGTCGGTGGTGGGCTCGGAGCTGTCGCTGGACCGGCGCCTCCTGGAGAAGCTGCAAGGGGCGTTGGTGCACCTGCTGCGCAACGCGGTGGACCACGGCCTGGAGCTGCCGGCCCAGCGCGAGCGCGCGGGCAAGCACCACGAGGGCGCCCTGACGATGCGCATCGAGCAGCAGGGCAACCTGCTCTACCTCGAGTGCGCGGACGACGGCGCGGGCATCGACGTGGAGCGCGTGAAGAAGGTGGCGGAGTCTCGCGGCGTCGTCACCGCCGATGAGACGGCGCGGCTCAATGAGAATCAGGTGCGAGACCTCATCTTCCGCCCCGGCTTCAGCACGCGCACGGACGTGACGGACACCTCCGGACGCGGCGTGGGGCTGGACGCGGTGCGCGCCTCGGTGGAGGGCCTGCAGGGGCGGATTGAAGTGGCCAGCACGCCGGGCCAGGGCACGCGCTTCATGCTCACCCTGCCGGTGGACCTGGGCAGCTCCCCGGTGCTGGTGGTGCGCGCCACGGAGACGCTGGTGGGCCTGCCCATGCTCGCGGTGGAGGCCACGCAGCTGGCCCGCGCGGATTCGCTCCGCCTGGGCAAGCGCCGCGCCCACATGGAATATCAGGGGCAGCTGTTGCCGGTGGTGGACCTGGGGGCGCGGCTGGGACTGCGCGCCCTGGCGCCGCCCACGGAAGGACAGCCGCTGCTCATCGTCCAGAGCGGTGGCAAGCGCGTGGCGCTCGCGGTGGACGCGGTGGTGGGAGACAGGGACCTGGTCATCCGCCCGCTGCCCTCCGAGGTGCGGGACGTGCCCGCCTGGCAGGGCGCGGCCACGCTCAGCCGCGGCGAGCTCCTGCTCATCTGCCGCCCGGACTGGCTGGTGACGGACACCTCGCAGGCGCAGGTGGTGGCGCAGCGGCGGGCGCTGGTGGTGGATGACTCGCTCACCGCGCGCGCGCTGCACCGGGCCATGCTGGAGGCCGGCGGCTTCACGGTGCACCTGGCCGCCAGCGGCGCCCGGGCGCTGGACCGGCTGGCGACGGACACGTACGACGTCGTCATCTGCGACCTGGACATGGAGGAGATGGACGGCGTGCAGCTCATCGCGAAACTGCGCGAGCGCAAGGAGACGGCGACGCTGCCCGTCATCCTTGTCTCCGCGCATGACAGCGCCGCGGCCCGCGAGCGCGGCCTGGCGGCGGGTGCGGACGGCTACCTCAGCAAGCGCGAGTGCGCCGCGGGCCGCCTGCTGGCGGAAGTCCTCGACGTGATGAGCCGCAGGGGGAACCGGGCGTGA
- a CDS encoding CheR family methyltransferase, translating to MSGELDPRLLTRAREVVAAITGFRDDAIATEAMERVMRAELTRGRSAGDLLGELLHPVSSLSSTLARAVLVGETYFFRQPEHFRFIAQEGVPGALRRGALALRAWSAGCATGEEAYSLAACLQASLPHGFPVEVLGTDLQESSLETARRATYGSWSRRESAPRLFPLYVETGEREVTILPVVRRVTTFAQANLLAPLPERLGRFDFILCRNVLTYFTPAARDAAITLLSRTLNPGGLLFLGAVEADRVPKGMMREGPPELQAFRLLAPGEPSSPSSRTRVAESARAPVQARRPESAPAAAPARAAAVPPPAPSRLHLNALERIEEGDEVGATAVLEALVRQAPDYLPGLLELALLRERSGAREAAVPLMRTLRTRAERLPPDQLVDGPEALPARFYQASADAYLNQGTLE from the coding sequence ATGAGCGGCGAGCTCGACCCGCGGCTGCTCACCCGCGCGCGGGAGGTGGTGGCCGCCATCACCGGCTTCCGCGACGACGCCATCGCCACCGAGGCGATGGAGCGCGTCATGCGGGCGGAGCTCACGCGTGGGCGCTCTGCTGGAGATCTGCTCGGAGAATTGCTGCACCCGGTGTCCTCGCTGTCCAGCACGCTGGCGCGCGCGGTGCTGGTGGGCGAGACGTACTTCTTCCGCCAGCCGGAGCACTTCCGCTTCATCGCCCAGGAGGGCGTGCCCGGGGCGCTGCGCCGGGGCGCGCTGGCCCTGCGCGCCTGGAGCGCGGGCTGCGCCACCGGCGAGGAGGCCTACTCGCTGGCCGCGTGCCTGCAGGCGTCGCTGCCACACGGCTTCCCGGTGGAGGTGCTGGGCACGGACCTGCAGGAGTCCAGCCTGGAGACGGCCCGCCGCGCCACCTACGGTTCCTGGTCCCGCCGCGAGTCCGCGCCGCGCCTCTTCCCCCTCTACGTGGAGACGGGGGAGCGCGAGGTCACCATCCTTCCCGTCGTCCGCCGCGTCACCACCTTCGCCCAGGCCAACCTGCTGGCACCCCTGCCAGAGCGGCTCGGCCGCTTCGACTTCATCCTCTGCCGCAACGTGCTCACCTACTTCACACCGGCCGCGCGTGACGCGGCGATTACCCTCCTGTCGCGCACGCTCAACCCGGGCGGGCTGCTCTTCCTGGGCGCCGTCGAGGCGGACCGCGTCCCCAAGGGCATGATGCGCGAGGGCCCGCCGGAGCTGCAGGCCTTCCGCCTCCTCGCCCCCGGCGAGCCCTCCTCGCCGTCCTCGCGCACGCGCGTCGCCGAGAGCGCGCGGGCGCCCGTGCAGGCCCGGCGTCCGGAGTCGGCTCCGGCCGCCGCGCCCGCCCGCGCCGCCGCCGTGCCGCCGCCCGCGCCCTCGCGGCTCCACCTGAATGCGCTGGAGCGCATCGAGGAGGGAGACGAGGTGGGGGCCACCGCCGTGCTGGAGGCGCTGGTCCGCCAGGCGCCGGACTACCTGCCGGGGCTGCTGGAGCTGGCCCTGCTTCGCGAGCGCTCCGGGGCGCGCGAAGCGGCCGTGCCGCTGATGCGGACCCTGCGCACCCGCGCCGAGCGCCTCCCGCCCGACCAATTGGTGGACGGGCCCGAGGCCCTGCCGGCGCGCTTCTACCAGGCGTCCGCTGACGCCTACCTCAATCAGGGGACGCTGGAATGA
- a CDS encoding chemotaxis protein CheB, which produces MTAKRSIRVLVVDDSPTMANTLTALLTEEPRIEVVGRAGDGNRAVQLAKLLRPDVITMDLLLPGLDGPAAIAAIMSAAPARILVVSAVAEERGVDLGFQAMSAGALELIGKPNVSNGEELRKWGRDLAHSVCLMAEVPVISRRPRTGVTPPPPTGARVDVFGIVASTGGPPALADLLAKLPKDFPVPLLIAQHITVGFTQGMVRWLSQVTPLPVAIAKEGERLEPGRVYFPLDGHDLLVDAAGLARLQRSKGGPCPNGDVLLASLASVFGRRSGGVVLTGMGEDGARGLLAIRNAGGVTFSQDEATSVVFGMPRAAIELKATDQGVPLASMPELILQSCSLPGFRGGPSR; this is translated from the coding sequence GTGACGGCCAAGCGGTCCATCCGCGTCCTGGTGGTGGATGACTCCCCCACCATGGCCAACACGCTGACCGCGCTCCTCACCGAGGAGCCGCGGATTGAGGTCGTGGGCCGTGCCGGTGACGGCAATCGCGCCGTGCAGCTCGCGAAGCTGCTGCGTCCCGACGTCATCACCATGGACCTGCTGCTGCCGGGGCTGGATGGCCCGGCGGCCATCGCCGCCATCATGTCCGCGGCGCCCGCGCGCATCCTCGTGGTGAGCGCGGTGGCCGAGGAGCGCGGCGTGGACCTGGGCTTCCAGGCGATGAGCGCTGGCGCGCTGGAGCTCATCGGCAAGCCCAACGTCTCCAATGGCGAGGAGCTGCGCAAGTGGGGCCGGGACCTGGCCCACTCGGTGTGCCTGATGGCGGAGGTGCCCGTCATCTCTCGCCGCCCGCGCACCGGCGTGACGCCGCCACCGCCCACGGGCGCGCGGGTGGACGTCTTCGGCATCGTCGCCTCCACCGGCGGCCCGCCCGCGCTGGCGGACCTGCTGGCCAAGCTGCCCAAGGACTTCCCCGTCCCCCTGCTGATTGCCCAGCACATCACCGTGGGCTTCACCCAGGGCATGGTGCGCTGGCTGTCCCAGGTGACGCCCCTGCCGGTGGCCATCGCCAAGGAAGGCGAGCGGCTGGAGCCGGGCCGCGTGTACTTCCCGCTGGACGGGCATGACCTGCTGGTGGACGCGGCCGGCCTGGCGCGGCTGCAGCGCAGCAAGGGCGGCCCATGCCCCAACGGCGACGTGCTGCTGGCGTCGCTGGCCTCCGTCTTCGGCCGGCGCAGCGGCGGTGTGGTGCTCACCGGCATGGGCGAGGACGGCGCGCGGGGCCTGCTGGCCATCCGCAACGCTGGCGGCGTCACCTTCTCCCAGGACGAGGCCACGTCCGTCGTCTTCGGCATGCCTCGCGCCGCGATTGAACTGAAGGCCACGGACCAGGGCGTGCCCCTGGCCTCCATGCCCGAGCTCATCCTCCAGAGTTGCTCGCTGCCCGGCTTCCGCGGGGGGCCCTCCCGATGA
- the fabI gene encoding enoyl-ACP reductase FabI, with the protein MLLQGKKLLITGVLTPQSLAYGIAEHALAQGADILLTGFGRAKSLTDRSAKRLKPGLEVLELDVTNPAHFTALTESLRQRWDRVDGVLHSIAYAPEDALGGNFLNTPWESVQTAFRISAFSLKELAVACLPLMTKGGSIVTLDFDNRMAWPIYDWMGVCKAALESTVRYLARDLGPKGIRVNALAAGPLATIAAKGIPGFKALEQGWGKQAPLGWSAKDSHDMVARTACALLSDWLPSTTGEMVHVDGGYHAVGAPPVELEDAAAEFPTNASKPAAE; encoded by the coding sequence ATGCTGCTCCAAGGCAAGAAGCTGCTCATCACCGGGGTGCTGACGCCCCAGTCCCTCGCCTACGGCATCGCCGAGCATGCGCTCGCGCAGGGTGCGGACATCCTCCTCACCGGCTTCGGCCGCGCGAAGTCGCTCACCGACCGCAGCGCGAAGCGCCTCAAGCCCGGCCTCGAGGTGCTGGAGCTGGACGTCACCAACCCCGCCCACTTCACCGCGCTCACCGAGTCGCTGCGCCAGCGGTGGGACCGGGTGGACGGCGTGCTCCACTCCATCGCCTACGCTCCCGAGGACGCGCTCGGCGGCAACTTCCTCAACACCCCCTGGGAGAGCGTGCAGACGGCCTTCCGCATCTCCGCCTTCTCCCTGAAGGAGCTGGCGGTGGCCTGCCTGCCCCTGATGACGAAGGGCGGCTCCATCGTCACGCTCGACTTCGACAACCGCATGGCCTGGCCCATCTACGACTGGATGGGCGTGTGCAAGGCGGCGCTGGAGTCCACGGTGCGCTACCTCGCGCGCGATCTGGGCCCCAAGGGCATCCGCGTCAACGCGCTGGCGGCCGGGCCCCTGGCCACCATCGCCGCGAAGGGCATCCCCGGCTTCAAGGCCCTGGAGCAGGGCTGGGGCAAGCAGGCGCCGCTGGGCTGGAGCGCCAAGGACAGCCACGACATGGTGGCCCGCACCGCCTGCGCCCTCCTTTCCGACTGGCTGCCTTCCACTACGGGCGAAATGGTGCATGTGGACGGTGGCTACCACGCGGTAGGCGCGCCGCCGGTGGAGCTGGAGGATGCGGCCGCCGAGTTCCCGACGAACGCCTCCAAGCCGGCGGCCGAGTAG
- a CDS encoding 2-oxoglutarate dehydrogenase E1 component, which yields MANFQDTFLSGANIDFIEGLYARYLEDPASVDASWREVFERNDGAGRPIFSTKLLEAAAAPVAPAPGKANGKATAALTQAVAQAPVAAAPAPTQDILGLQAKVDQTITAFRLRGHLRAKLDPLDRPRPPLEHVADVGMVDDGHFSAREREQLVECNNVFPEQRVRLGDLLGRLHRTYTGGIGVEFMQMLDSGRRRWLMQRMEHSENRTDFSVEDQRHILTQLAYAEGFEHFLHTKYVGAKRFSLDGGESLIPMLDAITEVGTAMGLKEVVIGMAHRGRLNVLTNILGKKPDQIFSEFDGPKDPKAYLGRGDVKYHMGFSSDRTTRQGRPVHLSLAFNPSHLEAVDPVVEGRVRAKQDRGGDTERTGVMPLLIHGDAAFMGQGVVPETLNLSGLKGYTTGGTVHIVINNQVGFTTDPHDSRSSIYATAIAQMLDIPIFHVNGDDPEACVHVARLMAEYRQTFKSDIVIDLICYRRYGHNEGDEPSFTQPAMYDIIRKHPTVRTLYAAALAEKGRISAEESEAIKQRCQQEFDAALTRARQESQFKEPNALEGLWKPYQGGALKSAPQVSTAVDKQTLCDALKKLSTLPEGFNVHRDVERTVIKKRLGMLDSGDLQWSEGESLAYATLLAQGYSIRITGQDAERGTFSHRHAVLHDVQTGEKYTPLRQFVTGKGAFHIHNSPLSEMGVLGFEYGYSLDVPDGLTAWEAQFGDFANGTQIIIDQFIAAAESKWRRLSGITLLLPHGYEGQGPEHSSARLERFLDLCAEDNIQVCYPTTPAQIFHLLRRQVVRPVRKPLVIMSPKSLLRRPEATSKIEELATGTFQEVILDKVAPAGVTRLLLCSGKVYYDLVKARDERKDDSIAIVRLEQLYPFPYDELAGLVAKMPKLAELLWVQEEPRNAGGWHFMFPRLHDLASARSQQPVKIGYIGRAEAASPATGFPKTHEYEQQLIIEEAIFRGTKNGR from the coding sequence ATGGCGAATTTCCAGGACACGTTCCTTTCCGGCGCCAACATCGACTTCATCGAAGGGCTCTACGCCCGCTACCTCGAAGACCCCGCCAGCGTGGATGCCAGCTGGCGCGAGGTGTTCGAGCGCAATGATGGCGCCGGCAGACCCATCTTCAGCACGAAGCTGCTGGAGGCGGCCGCGGCCCCCGTGGCCCCCGCCCCTGGCAAGGCGAATGGCAAGGCCACCGCCGCACTGACGCAGGCCGTGGCGCAGGCGCCCGTCGCCGCCGCGCCCGCCCCCACCCAGGACATCCTCGGGCTGCAGGCGAAGGTGGACCAGACGATTACGGCCTTCCGCCTGCGCGGCCACCTGCGCGCGAAGCTGGACCCGCTGGACCGCCCCCGCCCGCCGCTGGAGCACGTGGCCGACGTGGGCATGGTGGACGACGGCCACTTCTCCGCCCGCGAGCGCGAGCAGCTCGTCGAGTGCAACAACGTCTTCCCCGAGCAGCGCGTGCGCCTGGGCGACCTGCTCGGACGGCTGCACCGCACGTACACCGGCGGCATCGGCGTGGAGTTCATGCAGATGCTCGACAGCGGCCGGCGCCGCTGGCTGATGCAGCGCATGGAGCACAGCGAGAACCGCACGGACTTCTCGGTGGAGGACCAGCGCCACATCCTCACCCAGCTCGCCTACGCGGAAGGCTTCGAGCACTTCCTCCACACCAAGTACGTGGGCGCCAAGCGCTTCAGCCTCGACGGCGGTGAGTCGCTCATCCCCATGCTGGACGCCATCACCGAGGTGGGCACGGCGATGGGCCTCAAGGAGGTCGTCATCGGCATGGCCCACCGCGGCCGCCTCAACGTGCTGACGAACATCCTGGGCAAGAAGCCGGATCAGATCTTCAGCGAGTTCGACGGCCCGAAGGACCCCAAGGCCTACCTCGGCCGCGGCGACGTGAAGTACCACATGGGCTTCTCCTCGGACCGCACGACGCGCCAGGGCCGCCCGGTGCACCTGTCGCTGGCCTTCAACCCCAGCCACCTGGAGGCGGTGGACCCGGTGGTGGAGGGCCGCGTGCGCGCCAAGCAGGACCGCGGCGGTGACACCGAGCGCACCGGCGTCATGCCCCTGCTCATCCACGGCGACGCCGCCTTCATGGGCCAGGGCGTGGTGCCGGAGACGCTCAACCTGTCCGGCCTCAAGGGCTACACCACCGGCGGCACGGTCCACATCGTCATCAACAACCAGGTCGGCTTCACCACCGACCCGCACGACTCGCGCTCTTCCATCTACGCGACGGCGATTGCGCAGATGCTGGACATCCCCATCTTCCACGTGAATGGGGACGACCCGGAGGCCTGCGTCCACGTGGCGCGGCTGATGGCCGAGTACCGGCAGACCTTCAAGAGCGACATCGTCATCGACCTCATCTGCTACCGCCGCTACGGCCACAACGAGGGCGACGAGCCCTCGTTCACCCAGCCGGCGATGTACGACATCATCCGCAAGCACCCGACGGTGCGCACGCTCTACGCCGCCGCGCTGGCGGAGAAGGGCCGCATCTCCGCGGAGGAGTCCGAGGCCATCAAGCAGCGCTGCCAGCAGGAGTTCGACGCGGCGCTCACCCGCGCGCGCCAGGAGAGCCAGTTCAAGGAGCCCAACGCGCTCGAGGGCCTGTGGAAGCCGTACCAGGGTGGCGCGCTGAAGAGCGCCCCGCAGGTGTCCACGGCGGTGGACAAGCAGACGCTGTGTGATGCGCTGAAGAAGCTCTCCACGCTGCCGGAGGGCTTCAACGTCCACCGCGACGTGGAGCGCACCGTCATCAAGAAGCGCCTGGGCATGCTGGACAGCGGAGATTTGCAGTGGAGCGAGGGCGAGTCGCTGGCCTACGCCACCCTGCTCGCGCAGGGCTACAGCATCCGCATCACCGGCCAGGACGCCGAGCGCGGCACCTTCAGCCACCGCCACGCGGTGCTCCACGACGTGCAGACGGGCGAGAAGTACACGCCGCTGCGCCAGTTCGTCACCGGCAAGGGCGCCTTCCACATCCACAACAGCCCGCTGTCGGAGATGGGCGTGTTGGGCTTCGAGTACGGCTACAGCCTGGACGTGCCGGACGGCCTGACGGCGTGGGAGGCCCAGTTCGGCGACTTCGCCAACGGCACGCAGATCATCATCGACCAGTTCATCGCCGCGGCGGAGAGCAAGTGGCGCCGGCTCAGCGGAATCACGTTGCTCCTGCCACACGGCTACGAGGGCCAGGGCCCGGAGCACTCCAGCGCGCGCCTGGAGCGCTTCCTGGACCTGTGCGCCGAGGACAACATCCAGGTCTGCTACCCCACCACGCCCGCGCAGATCTTCCACCTGCTGCGCCGCCAGGTGGTGCGCCCCGTGCGCAAGCCGCTGGTCATCATGTCGCCCAAGAGCCTGCTGCGCCGCCCCGAGGCCACCAGCAAGATTGAAGAGCTGGCCACGGGCACCTTCCAGGAAGTCATCCTGGACAAGGTGGCGCCCGCGGGCGTGACGCGGCTGCTCCTGTGCAGCGGCAAGGTGTACTACGACCTGGTGAAGGCCCGGGACGAGCGCAAGGACGACAGCATCGCCATCGTCCGGCTGGAGCAGCTCTACCCGTTCCCCTACGACGAGCTGGCAGGCCTCGTCGCGAAGATGCCGAAGCTCGCGGAGCTCCTGTGGGTGCAGGAGGAGCCGCGCAACGCGGGCGGCTGGCACTTCATGTTCCCCCGTCTGCACGACCTGGCGTCCGCGCGCTCGCAGCAGCCGGTGAAGATCGGCTACATCGGGCGTGCGGAGGCCGCCAGCCCCGCCACCGGCTTCCCCAAGACTCACGAATACGAGCAACAGCTCATCATCGAAGAAGCCATCTTCCGAGGGACCAAGAATGGCCGTTGA
- a CDS encoding response regulator: MSLPSLLLVDDSDAILALERAILSGHYTIHTASNGREALEKVGRLHPEAVLLDLSMPEMDGDEVLQRMKADPSTSDIPVIIISSEKSRAEACLGLGAEAFLAKPFRADELLHTVGESMASARRRARTGSVLVLRVTVGDLEFAVPLESVREVLLHPATRPLPTGPAYLREYVEVRGHALCVLDVARRLGVEHKLARVERMLVVIEVDGVALALAVDTVKDPEEYSAADVERRERVGGADHGPLREGLIGMLRSAGRALPILDPKVFIARGLLRDLPTMLEAAEARRSA; this comes from the coding sequence GTGAGCCTGCCGTCCCTGCTGCTCGTCGACGACAGCGACGCGATTCTCGCGCTGGAGCGCGCCATCCTCTCCGGCCACTACACCATCCACACGGCCAGCAATGGCCGTGAGGCGCTGGAGAAGGTGGGCCGGCTGCATCCGGAGGCGGTGCTGCTGGACCTGTCCATGCCGGAGATGGACGGCGACGAGGTGCTCCAGCGGATGAAGGCGGACCCGTCCACCTCGGACATCCCCGTCATCATCATCTCCTCGGAGAAGTCGCGCGCGGAGGCGTGTCTGGGACTGGGCGCGGAGGCCTTCCTCGCCAAGCCTTTCCGCGCGGACGAGCTGCTGCACACCGTGGGCGAGTCGATGGCCAGCGCGCGGCGCCGGGCCCGCACGGGCTCGGTGCTGGTGCTGCGCGTGACGGTGGGTGATCTGGAGTTCGCCGTTCCCCTGGAGTCCGTGCGCGAGGTGCTGCTGCACCCGGCGACGCGGCCGCTGCCCACGGGCCCGGCCTACCTGCGCGAGTACGTCGAGGTGCGGGGCCACGCGCTCTGCGTGCTGGACGTGGCGCGCCGCCTGGGCGTGGAGCACAAGCTGGCGCGCGTGGAGCGCATGCTGGTGGTCATCGAGGTGGACGGCGTGGCGCTGGCGCTGGCGGTGGACACGGTGAAGGACCCCGAGGAGTACTCCGCCGCGGACGTGGAGCGGCGCGAGCGCGTGGGCGGGGCCGACCATGGCCCGCTGCGCGAGGGGCTCATCGGCATGCTGCGCTCCGCCGGGCGCGCGCTGCCCATCCTGGACCCGAAGGTCTTCATCGCCCGCGGTCTCTTGCGCGATCTGCCCACGATGTTGGAGGCCGCGGAGGCCAGGCGGAGCGCATGA
- a CDS encoding response regulator, with protein MTTHSTNVLLVDDSPTVRNIVKIYLMNLKVSTVEADDATRALQILRLVPVSLVIADINMPGMDGITFVKEVRASQMPQVRSVPILLLTAEKNADLRQKGTEAGANAFIQKPVSHHELTETVRQFLSKA; from the coding sequence GTGACCACCCACAGCACCAACGTCTTGCTGGTGGACGACAGCCCGACGGTCCGCAACATCGTCAAGATCTACCTGATGAACCTCAAGGTCTCGACCGTGGAGGCCGACGATGCGACCCGCGCGCTGCAGATTCTCCGGCTCGTCCCGGTGAGCCTGGTCATCGCGGACATCAACATGCCCGGCATGGACGGCATCACCTTCGTGAAGGAGGTGCGCGCCAGCCAGATGCCCCAGGTCCGCTCGGTTCCCATCCTGCTGCTGACGGCGGAGAAGAACGCGGACCTGCGCCAGAAGGGCACCGAGGCCGGCGCCAACGCCTTCATCCAGAAGCCGGTGTCCCACCACGAATTGACGGAGACCGTCCGTCAGTTCCTCTCGAAGGCCTGA